In Thermomonas carbonis, a single genomic region encodes these proteins:
- a CDS encoding GNAT family N-acetyltransferase, with amino-acid sequence MNPGNTPVLETGRLILRVSQACDFERFAEVLGSEEAARYIGGAQSRSAAWRRFLQMPGAWVVQGFGMFSVIEKSSGRWLGQAGPWKPDGWPGNEIGWTFHPDSWGRGYASEAAAAAMDWAFANLGWDDVIHCIDPANAASQALAQRLGSRNLGAVKLPAPYEDAPSDAWGQTRAEWSENRKRFA; translated from the coding sequence ATGAACCCCGGAAACACACCCGTCCTCGAAACCGGACGCCTGATCCTGCGCGTGTCGCAGGCGTGCGACTTCGAACGCTTCGCCGAAGTGCTGGGCAGCGAGGAGGCTGCACGCTACATCGGTGGTGCCCAGTCCCGTTCCGCGGCGTGGCGGCGGTTCCTGCAGATGCCCGGCGCCTGGGTGGTGCAGGGCTTCGGCATGTTCTCGGTGATCGAGAAATCCAGCGGTCGCTGGCTGGGACAGGCGGGCCCATGGAAGCCGGATGGCTGGCCCGGCAACGAGATCGGTTGGACCTTCCATCCTGATAGCTGGGGCAGGGGCTATGCGAGCGAGGCGGCTGCCGCTGCCATGGACTGGGCGTTCGCCAACCTGGGCTGGGACGACGTCATCCATTGCATCGATCCCGCCAATGCCGCATCCCAGGCCTTGGCGCAGCGCCTGGGTTCACGAAACCTGGGGGCGGTGAAGCTGCCTGCGCCATACGAGGACGCACCCTCCGATGCCTGGGGCCAGACCCGTGCCGAGTGGAGCGAGAACCGGAAGCGATTCGCGTGA
- a CDS encoding glutathione S-transferase family protein codes for MTVYGFSPSGNCHKVRLLLEQLGHAYRWVETDSSRGATRAPAYLAKNPNGKVPMIELDDGRVLVESNAILCWLADGTSFLPSDPWAQAQALSWMFFEQYSHEPYIAVARFICGWTPADSPRRAGLPVLRQCGHAALRVMERHLASQSWFTGSEYGIADIALHAYTCVAPHGGIVLDAYPALRDWLARVEATPGFVPLPAPDAAAQALIDQST; via the coding sequence ATCACGGTCTACGGCTTCTCGCCTTCGGGCAATTGCCACAAGGTCAGGCTGCTGCTCGAGCAGTTGGGTCATGCGTATCGCTGGGTCGAGACCGACAGCAGCCGGGGCGCGACCCGCGCGCCGGCTTACCTGGCGAAGAATCCGAACGGCAAGGTGCCGATGATCGAGCTCGATGACGGCCGCGTGCTGGTCGAGTCGAACGCGATCCTGTGCTGGCTGGCCGATGGCACGTCGTTCCTGCCGTCCGATCCGTGGGCGCAGGCGCAGGCATTGAGCTGGATGTTCTTCGAGCAGTACAGCCACGAACCGTATATCGCCGTTGCCCGTTTCATCTGCGGCTGGACGCCGGCGGATTCGCCGCGTCGCGCCGGCTTGCCGGTACTGCGTCAATGCGGGCATGCGGCGTTGCGCGTCATGGAGCGTCATCTGGCATCGCAGTCCTGGTTTACCGGCAGCGAGTACGGCATTGCCGATATCGCGCTGCATGCCTACACCTGTGTGGCCCCGCATGGCGGCATCGTGCTCGACGCTTATCCGGCGCTGCGCGACTGGCTGGCACGCGTTGAAGCGACGCCGGGCTTCGTGCCGTTGCCTGCACCGGATGCGGCTGCGCAGGCGTTGATCGATCAATCGACCTGA